In Archocentrus centrarchus isolate MPI-CPG fArcCen1 chromosome 21, fArcCen1, whole genome shotgun sequence, the following are encoded in one genomic region:
- the LOC115801037 gene encoding olfactory receptor 6N2-like: protein MYFFTTVNEELNVTYITLDGYVEVNKYRYLYFFIMFTLYILIICSNAIIVNLIWIHKNLHEPMYIFIAALLLNCVFYSTNIYLKLLIDFLSEKQVTSYSACLFQFFMFYTLGSSEFFLLAAMAYDRYVAICKPLQYPTIMTKTTVSIFLVIAWLVPSCHIAVQAIGSAEAKLCDFNLKGIFCNNAVYSLLCVRSRLITVFGVVCLLDLVILPMLFIVFTYMNIFIVSYQSCKEVRKKATETCLPHLLVLISISCLGIYDVSIARVESDFPKTAHLIITLQIVLYHPLFNPFIYGLKMKEISKHLKRLLSQAKIISCINTEC, encoded by the coding sequence atgtattttttcacaACAGTGAATGAGGAGTTAAATGTTACCTATATAACTCTGGATGGGTATGTTGAAGTCAACAAGTAcagatatctttatttttttattatgtttacaTTATATATTCTAATAATCTGCAGTAATGCTATTATTGTGAATCTCATTTGGATTCATAAAAACCTTCATGAGCctatgtacattttcattgcagctttgctactgaactgtgttttttacAGTACAAATATTTACCTGAAACTTCTAATtgactttttatctgaaaaacaaGTCACATCATATTCAGCCtgtctctttcagttttttatgttttacactCTAGGCAGTTCAGAGTTTTTTCTCTTAGCAGCCATGGCCTATGACAGATATGTAGCTATTTGCAAACCTCTGCAATATCCAACCATCATGACAAAAACCACTGTGAGTATTTTCCTGGTCATAGCTTGGCTGGTTCCTTCTTGCCATATTGCAGTCCAAGCAATCGGGAGTGCTGAAGCTAAACTGTGTGACTTTAACTTAAAAGGAATATTTTGTAACAATGCAGTTTACAGTCTTCTGTGTGTAAGGTCAAGATTAATTACTGTATTTGGAGTGGTTTGTTTATTAGATCTTGTAATACTTCCTATGCTCTTCATAGTCTTCACATACATGAACATTTTTATAGTCTCTTATCAAAGTTGTAAAGAAGTCAGGAAGAAAGCTACAGAGACTTGTTTACCCCACCTGTTAGTTTTAATCAGCATTTCCTGTTTAGGTATCTATGATGTCAGTATAGCTCGCGTGGAATCTGATTTTCCAAAAACTGCACATTTAATAATAACATTACAAATAGTGCTCTATCATCCTTTGTTTAATCCATTTATTTATGGGCTCAAAATGAAGGAAATTTCTAAACACCTAAAGAGATTGCTTTCTCAGGCCAAAATCATTTCATGCATTAACACTGAATGCTAA
- the LOC115800995 gene encoding olfactory receptor 13C2-like translates to MFTLYILIICSNSIIVYLICIHKNLHEPMYIFIAALLLNCVLYSTIIYPKLLIDFLSEKQVTSYSACLFQFFMFYTLGSSEFFLLAAMAYDRYVAICKPLQYPTIMSKTNVSIFLVIAWLVPSCHIAVQAIGSAEAKLCDFNLKGIFCNNAVYTLQCERSRLITVFGVVALLDLVIFPMLFIVFTYMNIFIVSYQSCKEIRKKAAETCLPHLLVLISFSCLSIYDVSIARVESDFPKTARLIMTLQIVLYHPLFNPFIYGLNMKEISKHLKRLLSRAKIISCINTEC, encoded by the coding sequence atgtttacgTTATATATTCTAATAATCTGCAGTAATTCTATTATTGTGTATCTCATTTGTATTCATAAAAACCTTCATGAGCctatgtacattttcattgcagcttTGCTATTGAACTGTGTTCTTTACAGTACAATTATTTACCCAAAacttctgattgactttttatctgaaaaacaaGTCACATCATATTCAGCCtgtctctttcagttttttatgttttacactCTAGGCAGTTCAGAGTTTTTTCTCTTAGCAGCCATGGCTTATGACAGATATGTGGCTATATGCAAACCTCTGCAATATCCAACCATCATGAGCAAAACCAATGTGAGTATTTTCCTGGTCATAGCTTGGCTGGTTCCTTCTTGCCATATTGCAGTCCAAGCAATTGGGAGTGCTGAAGCTAAACTGTGTGACTTTAACTTAAAAGGAATATTTTGTAACAATGCAGTTTACACTCTTCAGTGTGAAAGGTCAAGATTAATTACTGTATTTGGAGTTGTTGCTTTATTAGATCTTGTAATATTTCCTATGCTTTTCATAGTTTTCACATATATGAACATTTTTATAGTCTCTTATCAAAGTTGTAAAGAAATTAGGAAGAAAGCTGCAGAGACCTGTTTACCCCACCTGTTAGTTTTAATCAGCTTCTCCTGTTTAAGTATCTATGATGTCAGTATAGCTCGAGTGGAATCTGATTTTCCAAAAACTGCACGTTTAATAATGACTTTACAAATAGTGCTCTATCATCCTTTGTTTAATCCATTTATTTATGGGCTCAACATGAAGGAAATTTCTAAACACCTAAAGAGATTGCTTTCTCGGGCCAAAATCATTTCATGCATTAACACTGAATGCTAA